One window from the genome of Vicugna pacos chromosome 21, VicPac4, whole genome shotgun sequence encodes:
- the TRAPPC2L gene encoding trafficking protein particle complex subunit 2-like protein isoform X2: MVHTSLDVVDEKISAMGKALVDQRELYLGLLYPTEDYKVYGYVTNSKVKFVMVVDSSNTALRDNEIRSMFRKLHNSYTDVMCNPFYNPGDRIQSRAFDSMVTSMMVQVC, from the exons ATGGTGCACACGTCCCTGGACGTGGTGGATGAGAAGATCTCTGCGATGGGGAAGGCCCTGGTGGATCAGAGGGAGCTCTACCTGGGCCTGCTCTACCCCACGGAGGACTACAAGGT ATACGGCTACGTGACCAATTCCAAGGTCAAGTTTGTCATGGTGGTGGACTCCTCCAACACGGCGCTGAGAGACAACGAGATCCGCAGC ATGTTCCGGAAGCTGCACAACTCCTACACAGATGTCATGTGCAACCCCTTCTACAACCCGGGGGACCGCATTCAGTCCAG GGCCTTTGACAGCATGGTGACGTCCATGATGGTACAGGTCTGCTGA
- the TRAPPC2L gene encoding trafficking protein particle complex subunit 2-like protein isoform X1, with the protein MAVCVAVIAKENYPLYIRSVPTESELKFHYMVHTSLDVVDEKISAMGKALVDQRELYLGLLYPTEDYKVYGYVTNSKVKFVMVVDSSNTALRDNEIRSMFRKLHNSYTDVMCNPFYNPGDRIQSRAFDSMVTSMMVQVC; encoded by the exons ATGGCGGTGTGCGTGGCGGTGATCGCCAAGGAG AATTACCCCCTTTACATCCGCAGCGTCCCCACAGAGAGTGAGCTCAAGTTCCACTACATGGTGCACACGTCCCTGGACGTGGTGGATGAGAAGATCTCTGCGATGGGGAAGGCCCTGGTGGATCAGAGGGAGCTCTACCTGGGCCTGCTCTACCCCACGGAGGACTACAAGGT ATACGGCTACGTGACCAATTCCAAGGTCAAGTTTGTCATGGTGGTGGACTCCTCCAACACGGCGCTGAGAGACAACGAGATCCGCAGC ATGTTCCGGAAGCTGCACAACTCCTACACAGATGTCATGTGCAACCCCTTCTACAACCCGGGGGACCGCATTCAGTCCAG GGCCTTTGACAGCATGGTGACGTCCATGATGGTACAGGTCTGCTGA
- the PABPN1L gene encoding embryonic polyadenylate-binding protein 2: MWPFLSRALFPPPSEAWLQKASSDPEAQGWGAWSRTEKTPLGSGGGGGKERKTGEAEGEDAEDAGILLSLLERADLAECPGPDQELEAIRLKLWAMEQAQGQEPPGVQGQEREEEGPGAGPVRQPLSPEPDTPAEKTEADHRSVYVGNVDYGGTAQELEAHFNHCGEIHRVTILCDKFSGHPKGYAYIEFATESSAQAAVELDKSVFRGRVIKVLPKRTNLPGISSTDRGGLRGHPGARGPPFTHSSLQGGAPFRPRGRNRGRGRFSPWCSPY; encoded by the exons ATGTGGCCCTTCCTCAGCCGtgctctcttcccaccccccagtGAGGCCTGGCTCCAGAAAGCTTCCTCAGACCCtgaggcccagggctggggggccTGGAGCCGGACAGAGAAGACCCCTCTGGGctcagggggtgggggcgggaaggaaaggaagacaggGGAAGCGGAGGGAGAGGACGCGGAGGATGCCGGCATCCTGCTGTCTCTGTTGGAGAGGGCGGACCTGGCCGAGTGTCCGGGACCTGACCAG GAGCTGGAGGCCATCAGACTGAAGCTGTGGGCCATGGAGCAGGCCCAGGGGCAGGAGCCACCTGGGGTGCAGggccaggagagggaagaggagggcccCGGGGCTGGGCCAGTCCGGCAGCCGCTGAGCCCTGAGCCAG ACACCCCGGCAGAGAAGACGGAGGCCGACCACAGATCCGTCTACGTGGGCAAC GTGGACTACGGGGGCACAGCCCAGGAGCTGGAGGCCCATTTCAACCACTGTGGGGAGATCCACCGGGTCACCATCCTGTGCGACAAGTTCTCCGGACACCCCAAGGG CTATGCCTACATAGAGTTTGCCACCGAGAGCTCAGCCCAGGCTGCCGTGGAACTAGACAAGAGTGTCTTCCGAGGCCGGGTCATCAAG GTGCTGCCCAAAAGGACCAACTTGCCAGGGATCAGCTCCACGGACCGCGGAGGCCTTCGGGGGCACCCAGGCGCCCGGGGGCCACCCTTCACCCACAGCAGCCTCCAGGGCGGGGCCCCTTTCAGACCACGAGGGCGGAACCG GGGGCGCGGAAGGTTCTCGCCGTGGTGCTCGCCGTACTGA